A DNA window from Macadamia integrifolia cultivar HAES 741 chromosome 4, SCU_Mint_v3, whole genome shotgun sequence contains the following coding sequences:
- the LOC122076980 gene encoding putative disease resistance protein RGA1 gives MGTFPANHLKRLSEDDCWALFKQRAFGSSGREEQNAANLVIIGKEIVKKCGGLPLAAKALGGLLRFKHSETEWLFVRDNEIWDLPEDEGNTILRALRLSYNHLPSYLKQCFSYCSIFPKDYVIEKENLIYLWMANGFIPSKGEMDLEDIGNEIFNELLWRSFFQDAVKDAGGNVLRCQMHDLVHDLACFVMDNECLNWEQISKKKNFQKGIRHLSLIYYEPSSDFPSINIESLHKSQTIRTLLLLGSHLTKIDELLNFSNLRCLRAIDLNNSGFSITSQMLSTVACYLIHLRYLNLSYTSIRTLPESLRNLKHLQTLRLQYCSKLQKLPAHLSTMSCLRHLDIEGCESLSHMPTGIGRLIHLQTLSIFIVGKKSGCHISELQGLNLGGNLYIKCLENVKNSMDAKEANLVRKRNLDSLTLSWSRSGSRSRSRSRSQSPNIDQENADDQEVLEGLQPPASIKGLTIERYQGMKFPSNWMEDLSLQNLVNVTLRNCKRWEQLPPLGHLPLLKFLYLGGMNSVRYLGVEFDSGDGLGQGLFPLLKDLVLSYMPSLEVLLLNVREGRKVLPSLVTMTITKCDRLTTLPLLLSLQHLSLEAVEYENVLEGLLQNRNLPVLQKLSFRNCSKLIKFPRLSISSLKYFEVIDCNALKYLWEDETQFQGLSSIKTLNIQECKGLASLSGMRYLTSLKHLEIRRCPNLELSQLEDFRHLTSLQNLAITSLPELTSLPENLKYATILQSLCIAGCGWPDGLTALPEWIHNLTSLRFINIYGGCQNLIFLLDGLQQLTALQNLEIRGCNAVLETRCREGGEDWHKISHIPNVHIRSLPTPTRMRQNNGCWGRLLELRRR, from the coding sequence ATGGGCACATTTCCTGCCAACCACTTGAAAAGACTCTCAGAGGATGACTGTTGGGCTTTGTTCAAGCAACGTGCGTTTGGTAGCAGTGGCAGAGAGGAGCAGAATGCTGCAAACTTGGTGATAATTGgtaaagagattgtaaagaagTGTGGAGGTTTACCTCTGGCTGCAAAGGCTCTAGGAGGCTTATTGCGCTTCAAACACTCGGAGACTGAATGGCTTTTTGTGAGAGACAATGAAATTTGGGATCTGCCTGAAGATGAAGGAAATACCATTTTACGTGCCTTGAGACTCAGCTACAATCATCTGCCCTCATATTTGAAACAATGTTTTTCTTATTGCTCCATATTTCCAAAGGATTATGTGATTGAGAAGGAAAATTTAATCTATCTCTGGATGGCTAATGGTTTTATTCCATCTAAAGGTGAAATGGACTTGGAAGACATTGGGAATGAAATTTTTAATGAGTTACTATGGAGGTCTTTCTTCCAAGATGCAGTAAAAGATGCTGGTGGCAATGTATTGAGATGTCAGATGCATGATTTAGTCCATGATCTTGCATGTTTTGTTATGGATAATGAATGTTTAAACTGGGAGCAgattagcaagaaaaaaaattttcaaaaagggattCGGCACTTGTCATTGATCTATTACGAGCCTTCGTCTGACTTCCCATCCATTAATATTGAGTCTTTACATAAATCTCAAACCATACGTACCCTACTGCTGCTAGGTTCCCATCTGACAAAAATAGATGAGTTGTTAAACTTTTCAAATCTTAGATGCTTACGAGCGATAGATTTGAATAATTCAGGATTTTCTATTACCAGCCAGATGCTTTCTACAGTAGCCTGCTATTTGATACACCTGAGGTACTTGAACCTCTCCTACACGAGTATTAGGACATTACCAGAGTCCTTGAGGAACCTAAAACATTTGCAAACATTGAGACTACAATATTGTTCTAAACTTCAAAAGCTGCCTGCACACTTGAGTACCATGAGTTGCCTCAGGCACTTGGATATTGAGGGATGTGAGTCGCTAAGTCATATGCCAACCGGGATAGGGCGGTTGATTCACCTCCAGACATTAAGCATCTTCATCGTGGGGAAGAAGAGTGGATGCCATATCAGTGAGTTACAAGGACTGAACCTTGGAGGAAATTTATACATAAAATGTCTCGAGAACGTGAAGAATTCAATGGATGCCAAAGAAGCCAATTTGGTAAGAAAGAGAAACCTTGACTCTTTAACCCTGTCTTGGTCTCGGTCTGGGTCTCGGTCTCGGTCTCGGTCTCGGTCTCAGTCTCCAAACATTGATCAAGAAAATGCTGATGATCAAGAGGTGCTAGAGGGCCTCCAGCCCCCGGCAAGCATAAAAGGATTGACAATAGAAAGATACCAGGGCATGAAGTTTCCAAGTAATTGGATGGAGGATTTGTCGCTCCAAAATTTGGTCAATGTCACACTTCGCAACTGTAAAAGATGGGAACAACTCCCGCCTCTTGGGCATCTGCCACTTCTTAAGTTTCTTTATTTAGGTGGGATGAATTCTGTACGATACTTAGGTGTTGAGTTTGACAGTGGTGATGGCTTGGGTCAAGGATTATTCCCTTTGTTGAAAGACCTAGTCTTGAGTTATATGCCAAGTCTGGAAGTATTGTTGTTGAATGTTcgagaaggaagaaaagtgcTCCCTTCCCTTGTAACAATGACAATTACAAAGTGTGACAGGTTGACAACTCTCCCATTGCTCCTGTCTCTTCAACATTTATCTCTAGAAGCAGTGGAATATGAAAACGTTCTAGAAGGGCTGCTACAAAACCGGAACCTCCCCGTTCTTCAGAAATTGAGTTTTAGAAACTGCTCCAAGCTCATCAAATTTCCAAGATTGTCTATTAGCTCTCTTAAATATTTTGAGGTCATCGATTGCAATGCTCTGAAATATTTGTGGGAGGATGAGACCCAATTCCAGGGATTGAGCTCTATAAAGACATTGAATATTCAAGAGTGCAAAGGACTAGCATCCTTGTCAGGGATGAGATATTTAACATCTCTCAAGCATTTGGAGATTAGAAGATGCCCAAATCTAGAACTCTCCCAATTGGAGGATTTTCGGCACCTCACTTCCCTTCAAAACCTAGCCATTACCTCCCTGCCTGAGTTGACGTCTTTGCCAGAGAACTTAAAATATGCTACAATACTGCAAAGTTTATGTATCGCAGGATGTGGGTGGCCTGACGGCCTAACTGCGTTGCCAGAGTGGATCCACAATCTCACGTCTCTTCgatttataaatatttatggGGGttgtcaaaatcttatttttttgctaGATGGTCTTCAACAATTGACAGCcctacaaaatcttgaaatAAGAGGTTGCAATGCTGTCTTGGAAACAAGATgtagagaaggaggagaagactgGCACAAAATATCCCACATTCCTAACGTTCACATCAGATCATTGCCAACACCAACGCGCATGAGACAAAACAATGGATGTTGGGGTCGTCTCTTGGAGTTGAGGAGGAGGTGA